In Tissierellales bacterium, the genomic window TGCTATCAAACTCATTCTGTAAAATCAACACTTTTCATAAAATGTCAATATTCGGGAATAAAACGTCAATTGAATATTTTGAACACACAGTTCTTTGCAGCTATTATCACATTTTCACTTGACTTTCATTCAATTTGCTATACAATGATGTTGAAATAGTCTTCAAAAAATCTTTATAGGGAGAATGCCAATGAAAAACATAAAAAAATCGTGGATAATTATCATCGCAATACTTCTATTCATTCTAATACCTTTTATACCAAAGAGTGCTAGCACCCTTTTAGAAAAAACTGATTCGATATCAGATATATACTATCTTTCCGTTAGCTGTGAAGAATTTGACTATGATAATGGTTATCAAATCGTGTACGAAGTGAAAACTGAGGATAAAGAAAAAATAGACAAACTTTATGACTACCTATCAAAAATCAGTGTGAGAAAAGCCTTCTATTTATTTAAACCTAATGACATAATTAGAGCCAATAAAACTTATTTGTTTACAGGGAGCATGAATTTTACAATAATCTCGGATAAATATATCTGTCCTCTAGGAAATCATGGCACATATATAAACACAGATGGGTTTGATATGGAGAAAATAAAAAGTATTCTAGATGAGTATATCTAAATTATTGAAAAAGGAGAACATACGGGAACGGATCTTTAGTGCTTAAATTCTAACACAAAAAGTCCATCCCCGTGTGTTCTTTTCTTTTTTTCCTGTGTGTTTTTTCAGAAGTTTACACCATTATTATATACTCTCATTTTTGTATTTTTATGCTTTGTTGTTTTCGGATTTTCTAGTTGTGTTTTCTATATTTTATATATTCGAATCTTTGCTTTTCGTTTTTGAATTATTGTCCGACGCGCGAATATCTATTTCATCGCATTCGTTTCCTTTTAGTGTTTTCTTTATTTTAATCATTTTTGTCCATTTTATTTTCCGCGCTTCGCCATTATGTATTTTTATGCTTTATTTGCAAATAAAAACAGGGGCAATACGCTCCTGTTTTTATTGATGTTTTTTGTCTTTTCTGTTTAGATACTATCTATTTTTGGGCAATTTCACAATTACCTCTATGCAATCGTCCTTTTCAACTTCTTTATAATCTACGTTAAGTCCAGTATCAGTTATTTCTTTACATGCTCTCTTCAAGGTATTCAGATAGATTCTATAATTAATAAGTGCTTTTATAGTTTGCTTATCTACTTTACCGTCGGTTTCGTTCATGGCTTCAAGCATATCGGCTATTAGTCTCTCACTTTTCTTAACTGTGAGGTCTTGCTTTACTATTTTTTCTACAGCCATAAGTCTATCTTTTTTCCCGGGTAATCTTAATAGAGCTCTCGCATGTCTCTCCGATAAATTATTTTCAAGACATATATCAAGTACATCATCACTTAATTTCAGAATTCTAAGTTTATTTGCTATTGCAGATTGACTCTTGCCAATTTTAGTAGCCAATGCCTTTTGAGTAAATTCATATTGATCGATAAGATTTCTATACCCTTGAGCCTCTTCCAAGAAGTTTAAATCTTCTCTTTGCAAGTTTTCTATAAGTGCCAGTGCAGCACTTGCTTCATCATCAATATCTACAACCAAGGCAGGAATTCTACCAATGTCAGCTATCTTTGATGCACGAAGTCTTCTCTCACCAGCTATTAGTTCAAACTTGCCGTCCTCACATTCTCTAACACTTATAGGTTGAAGTACTCCATATGCCTTTATTGATTCTGCTAATTCACTAAGAGCATTGTCAGAAAATGTTTTTCTAGGCTGAAATCTATTCGCCTTTATTTGATCTATATCGATATAAATAACTACTTTTCCTGATTGTTCCATAACTCAAACCTCCTACAAAGGATTTTTCTTTGGTTGTCCTGCTTGTCTTGGATAACGCTTTGGTG contains:
- the noc gene encoding nucleoid occlusion protein — encoded protein: MEQSGKVVIYIDIDQIKANRFQPRKTFSDNALSELAESIKAYGVLQPISVRECEDGKFELIAGERRLRASKIADIGRIPALVVDIDDEASAALALIENLQREDLNFLEEAQGYRNLIDQYEFTQKALATKIGKSQSAIANKLRILKLSDDVLDICLENNLSERHARALLRLPGKKDRLMAVEKIVKQDLTVKKSERLIADMLEAMNETDGKVDKQTIKALINYRIYLNTLKRACKEITDTGLNVDYKEVEKDDCIEVIVKLPKNR